In a genomic window of uncultured Flavobacterium sp.:
- the proC gene encoding pyrroline-5-carboxylate reductase produces the protein MKVHIIGGGNLGVSIALGIAKFSKSNQVTVTRRNIASIQYLSEYGITVSSDNKHNIQEADVVILTIKPYQVDTVFAEILPVIKGKTIASAVSGLSLDMLQEKTNNEYPVIRIMPNIAAQFGESATCISFPEKDREKALPIVDLFQDLGTAPVIDEKLMDAATVLGACGTAYALRYIRASMQAGIEIGFDSNTALAIAAQTVKGAAKMLLEEKVHPEQLIDRVTTPQGCTIVGLNEMEHNGFSSSLIKGIKTSLKQIKG, from the coding sequence ATGAAAGTACATATAATTGGAGGAGGAAACTTGGGAGTTTCTATCGCCTTGGGAATTGCAAAGTTCTCTAAAAGTAATCAGGTTACGGTTACACGAAGAAATATCGCAAGTATTCAATATTTATCGGAATACGGAATCACGGTTTCATCAGATAATAAACATAATATTCAAGAAGCCGATGTTGTGATTTTAACCATTAAACCATATCAGGTTGATACCGTTTTTGCTGAAATTTTACCGGTAATCAAAGGAAAAACTATTGCATCTGCAGTAAGTGGTTTATCGCTGGATATGCTTCAGGAAAAAACAAATAACGAATATCCTGTAATTCGCATTATGCCAAATATTGCGGCACAATTTGGAGAGTCAGCGACTTGTATTTCTTTCCCTGAAAAGGACAGAGAAAAAGCTTTGCCAATCGTTGATTTATTTCAGGATTTAGGAACGGCTCCGGTTATTGACGAAAAGTTAATGGATGCTGCAACTGTTCTTGGCGCATGCGGAACGGCATATGCTTTAAGATATATTCGTGCTTCGATGCAAGCCGGAATCGAAATAGGTTTTGATTCGAATACAGCTTTGGCAATTGCGGCACAAACTGTAAAAGGAGCTGCAAAAATGTTATTAGAGGAAAAAGTACATCCGGAGCAATTAATCGATCGTGTAACAACGCCTCAAGGCTGCACAATCGTTGGTTTGAACGAAATGGAACATAATGGTTTTAGTTCGTCTTTGATCAAAGGAATCAAAACTTCTTTGAAACAGATTAAAGGTTAG